In the genome of Synchiropus splendidus isolate RoL2022-P1 chromosome 13, RoL_Sspl_1.0, whole genome shotgun sequence, the window CATAATGTTTTCAAAGGTCCATAACCTAAGTTTCTTATAATGAGACAGCTAACTTCAATCTGACTTTAAAGACAATATATGAAGATCCTGTAAActcaaaatattttctcaataTTACTTAAAAACTTCCACTCAAGTTTCTGAATTGTCCAATACCAATGTATCAAATGGAAGTGCAGATAACTTgctaacattatttttaaaaatgtacactGGCACTGGTCTAttacactttctttttttctttgctttaacAGATATGGATAAAAACAGAGTAGTTCTGCCCAGGTCTGCTGATGTCAACACAGGGTCCTGCTCGACAACGGTTACCACAGGAATACGATACACGGGACGGTTACGTTGAAACAGAGCACACCAGCGGCTCATGGGTTCACACGCTCTTACTTGAGGTGAACCTCCAGGTGAGAAGCCGTGGTTGGAGACAGGGGAGGTTGGAGACTGATTTGCAGAGGAGCCGACCCTACTGCGGTACTGATGGAGGGGGCAGCCCTGATGCAAGAGGATATGAGTTATTTACACTGGGGGTGTGTCTCACGTGAAGGCCTCAGTTGTATTGAAATAAAGTACTATCAAGTTTCCTTGACATTCATTATGCTAGTGGGGCCTCTGCCACAAGGAAAAGTTTCGACCACATTTagccacatttttttctccaaatacGTCAATGAACACAACTTAATAAAATGTGATGGTGGTTCCAAAATATCACACCAGATGGTAAGGAGGAGAAGATATGACTGCACATATCTGCTCGAGTTGTCCGGTAAATAAAGGCAAAATTATTTTCACATATATTAGGTTGGTGGTCCTTTGTTGGGTTTTATGGCTACTTCAAACTCACCGTGCTCATGTCAATGGTCATGGTGGTTTGTGAGGACGTCTGGTTGTCTGTCGATGAACTTGAGGTCCCAGTGGTTGGCAGCTGAACCAGAGCTGTCTGTGGGGCATCATAACAGGGTTCAATAAACGTTTATGAAATAGATATTCTCTGTCTATAGCTATAATACAAGGTCAACGGACAGTACTGTACTCATGAAGTAAGAGTGATCCTGGGACACAAAGACCTCTATTTACTTTTTGTAAAATTTTAAAGACAGAAAAGCTTTTTCTGTGtcattatatatatagatagatataactacatatctatctatatatacacatatatagatatatatactgtatatatgtcgTGTAATGGCAGGATCAAAGCTACATGCCATTACACATTACACAGCTATATATGTAGAAGCATAAAGCCTAAATATTatgttggatttttttccccatatgTTTTTGTAATACCGTGTTcctcaaaatgtttttccatgCAGTTCAACCTGCATTTAACAGTCGTTTTTGTACCCCTACATCGTGTGCATGTGTCCCACTAGAACCAGAATTTTGACAAGTGAAGTAAAAATATAATCCAGTGAGTCAATATTTACTTCAGTTAAACAAAATCAATTTGGTTCAGGACTGAAGACGGTTTCTTCAGCACAGTTTCTTTGGCTCAAACTCACAGGTTGGCTTTGAGAGGATGGCTGCTGATTGAAGAAGGCGTACTgggacagctgctgctccaggttCATGGCATTAATGGCCGCCTATCAGGAAACAGGGACGTCAACGCTGACTAAATTCTTAAATCTGGACTGACGAGTGATTTATCCTTCATGCTTAACAAACTCTGTAGTAGTGGGCGAGCGAGGGCAGGTACCTGAGAAAGAGTGAGAGGTGGAGACGTGGGCGAGATCTGCACGCTCTGATGCTGGTGGGTGTCTCCTGCATTAAGAATGAGAGGAACCATGTTGTCCTGCCCAGACTGCGTTTCCATGGTGACCACTGGCTGAGAGTTGGTAACTCCTACCCACCACACGAGAAgcagcaagttttttttttgccgaccATCACAACTCCAAAAGTTCCAAAGGAAGCTGACTAACACGAGCGTTCATGTAATTACTGAGCTGCTACCTTGTACGTTCGTCTGTGAGTTGGTGGAGGAGTTGAAGGAGGCGACTGCTGCATCATCCGAGTCGAGCGGAGTGGGCAGTGGAGGAGGGAATTGGATGTTGGTCAGGTCAGGCAGAGAGCCGCCAGCGTTGTGGGCTGCTGCTTTTTGTGAAGTGGTCAAGTGCTGATCTGGAGAAGGAAATATGCTGCAAAACAGACACTGGTTGTGAACTTTGCGGATGCGGGGAAATTTAAATGGCACAAAATGAAGCTACACCTGTAGCCTTTCAAATCTTTGATCCTGCCATTGCACAACACAGCTATGTATAGTGTTCTATCGCTCAGTGTATAACTGTACAATAACAACCACCAGTACATATCAATGATAAATAGAGCTGATGCAGGTAACAGACCAGGAACATTATTTTTCTAGACCTAAAACAGGATTTGGTTTTGTCCTGCAACTGTTTCAGTGCTTTTGGGGACTTAGTTCACAGGTAATATGTAGGTAGACAggtaatatataataatgacTTTTTTCTATCTTCAGCCATATTCACCTGGTGAGCAGTCACTGAAGAAATAACTTTTGTACTAAACTtcttgagacaaaaaaaaagaacttacTGAATTCCTGGCACTTCGGACCCTGAAAGACTCTGcaaggagaaaaagaaagatttaAATGCAGTTGTGTTGTAAAATCATagcaatatttaatatataaagACCTAATACAATAGATAACAAATATACAGGGGCACAATctatgaaaatgtcatttaaaagcCCTGAATAAGTGTCCAAATACAGTTCAATAATTGAAACCGGCAACACAAcaattgaaacaaaaaacacaacttaCACAATTTTTTAATACATGGCTGAAGTTTAAATACTTCCCGTTGTTGAGCGTCTTTCTTTCctatcatttttttcctttcaagcCTTCATCCTTAAAGTACATTTCTTATCGTCTGTGAACATCTTAGTCGGCAAGCCGCTATGTAGTCTTTACTGGCCTGgcctggtggtggagtcaggactgcagactgttgaTTTGTTTCCCACCACCAGGATTTGCACCGGCTTGCACAGGTTATCTTGCCGACTGCTAGTTTGACAACACTGACCACCGCATCCACAGAAAAATACATACCTTTTTGCCGTCATCTTCAGTCTCTTGTTTGATCGGATTGGATCccggaacagtcagaagaagaaCTGTCACAGAGATGTAAAAGGTTTTAATCTGACTTTGATCTGATAGATCTGACTTTTGatagattcattcattcatcttgaaAAAGACCTCATGTTGAATGAGTGAACACAAGAAGAAACCCAGACACACCTATTGAAAAGCTTTCATTTTGCAATTAAACTTCCAAAGGCTTCCGTTGCTGTCGAGTTTAATCCGAACCGAAACGCAACCAAAGGTCATTCAGGGTGAGAATGAAGGAGATTAATAAATAAGCGCTGCAGAAAACCCATCCAAAATTGATCAAAGGGGTTCTCGACATTAAAAATCTCGAGCATAAAAAGCCACCAGAAGAGAAAGTCCTCAGGCTCTGACTCCTGGTTTTCTCTGGAGTCATTTCATCCTTCAAAGCCACAAACCCTTTCATCAGTCAGCGGAGACGCACGACTGAACcacagagagaaaacagagaaaaacactGATGAAATGAGAAGCTCTTCACCATCCAGACCCTGTAGAAACGATGCCTTCTGACAGTTGTGTACCAATAACAACATAGTCTATGTATGGAGACTTTCTTAGGAAGTGAAATTCACCTCTTTTTGGCTGCAAATCCTCCGATCCTCCGGTGAAGGCGCTCTGCTGAACTGGAGTGAGCGTGCTCTGGTGTATAGCAGAGTCAGAGTTGGTCCTGACACACAACACCAGAATATTAGTCAGGACTGGACTGAGGTTTagatattaaaatgtaaagttTACTATTCCCCAGATAGCAAGACGTAGTagtggaggtaaccaatagcaaagcctgTTAGAGGGCGTTGcctgtattcatagaactggagttacgtTTAGGTAACTTAACATTTCTTTAAGGATAGTTCATGCTTCAAATtgagctgtttgtttgtgagccAATGTCTTGATTTTAGATCCCAATTAATAAAAAAGGGCAATTCAAACGGATGGttctcacctcctccagctggtgTCAGGTGGTGGCGACAGATACACAGCACCATATGGACAACTGTCGATGTGAGACTGCCGGTTAAGGAAACACCACAGCGAAGGCAGGATAAATGTAAAGAACAACACagatttgactgtgattctATAAGCAACTTTCTTcttagtatttttttatttttggcagcaGTCGAATTaacatctctccagccagtccacGCAAGCGTGAACGCTAATTAAAAGAGGTGATAACAAAGCAGTGCACTGAGATAGTTGGTGTAAATTGGGATAATAAATGGAATGTCCGGCGCAGGATGGAAGTGCGATCCTTCCCCACGAGTAGGTGTTAAGACGTCAGTTGAAATCTAGCTCCCACTTTCACATGTAAACACTAGCTTTCAGTCAGAACTAGTTGTTGGATTTAAGCGACTGAAATGTATTGAAGATTGTGAGAGAGGCTCAAAGTCGATGAAGGGGGCTTTGGGATTCGTCCCATAgagtgctgcccccacgactcaTGGGTTGGTGTGTAGAAGAATAAAAGTAGTGACAGATTTAAAAGGATATCTGACGCCCGTGTTTGTCAACAGAGAGAGGTTTGCGGTGAGGAGACGTCATGCGGTTCCGATCTCTGTAGACTCTGTCCACCAAGCCATGGTGCCGCGTCGATCTGTTTGTGTCTGAATTCTGACAGGAGATACAGGAAAAGCATATGTTCTTGTACAAGAAGAGAGCAAGTGGAGAAGTACTTGTAATTGAATGTGTGAATGAACGATGGCTAACATTGTCAGCTATCAGTAGAATAGTGACATCACCTTGCAAATGTATTTAGCCAAGGTTTCAAAGGAATTCTCACCTGAAAAGTCAAATCCACGGTGTGGTTACTGATTTGATTGACGTTTGGCAAGGACCCTCCATAGTACTGCCCACGGTTTGGACCCAGCTGCAAGTATTGAGtcttctgcagctgcagctgaaaccaaaaaaaacacaaggtgGGCTACAACTAAAGATGTTACTACATTAGCTACTGCGGCTAATGCTATGGCAACAGCCTTCTTAATGCAACTACCTCTACTACTACTTCATATTTTCTTGCCAAAATCGAAACTGGTCGACTGTTGTAATAAAAAGAAAGGATTTATGTGACtgttattattgtgttattgtttgTTGCTGCAGTGTCACCCTCATCACTCCATGTGATCACAAAGCTTTGACTGCCTGGTTACTTTATCAACACTGGCGTgaatctcctccttctcttctgccTCCTTCATGCTGACCTTTATGCTTCGTCTCTCCAGTGCAGACCTGCAAGTCTCCAGACTCGCCCCAACCTGTTCTCTACGCTCACCTCACGTCACAACATGAACGTGTTTTGTTACACGGAAGACAAGAACTGACCCACAGGGGGAGTATCGCTGTCGATAGAAGAACAAAGAGAAGCCTATATAAAAAGAGAGGAGCAGAATAACATTTACCAGGTGGCAGCTGGAATTCCACAAAAGAGACCGCAAATTAAGAGAAAACAATGGATGATAGGAAGAAATATAGACACGTTTTTACAATATAAAATAACTGTTCATCTCAATTACAATACTAGCatttctactactactatatcTGCCAGTGCTACTACAACATTTAGTATTATAACTTATGTCtgtactactgctgctgctaacTACCGCTACTACAGAACACTGCTGTTACTACAATTAAAACCACTATAGTGTACCACAATTATTACTGGTTATTCAATCACTTCCAGAATTACACTTCCTAGTACCACTTACACTGCCTCAACAACTCCTGCTACTGTTAGAAGTTCTTCTGTTACTCTGTTTACCACCGCCAAtactacttattttattttatattggcTCTACTAATACAACAACTGCTATTTCTACCACTCGTAGTTTTACTCTTACTATTATTGTCACCACTATTGCTGCTTCTACAGCCTCCACAAGAGCTaacaactcctcctcctcccactacTATTACTATTAATACTACTGGTATTTCTTCCCCCACCACTACTGCAACATTACTTTGACTACTCCTGCAATCCCTACTACTACCACTAGTAGTTTTCCTATTACTAGTGCTATCACTACTGCTGCAGCAACGAATATAAATACTACTGCTGTTGCTGTAGCTACCAGCGCTTCCACTACCACTAAAATTCAAACAATGTCATTTAATGCTTCTTAAAATGAAAGGTCAAAGATCATGACACACAATTCATTTCCTGAACAAAGGCCAAGGTCTTCCTCTGCTGCGCATTCCCAAACACATGCAGATTAAATTATTCTgaaaagtcatgtgacctgcagtgAACCCGGTCGCCCACTCGGGATTGACCTTCGTCCCACATGAGAGAAGAAAAACTGACTTTGAATCAGATTTATTTGTAATCCTGAAATTGCTTTGAACTCAACAGGGAAGCTGGATTACAGACCCAACAGTCTTGGTATCTTACATGGATGACGGAGACTGGAGATTCCCGCTAACATAGGAGACACCACACACAACTTCTGCACAACATGGAAAAAAGGCTGTCACCAAAGAGAGGAGGATCTAGCTACTAGAGGCCCTGTTTACACACCTATAGTACAACCACTCACCTACTCACACCTGAGGTCACTTCAGACCAGTCAACCAGCAGATATTTCAGATGGTCAGAAAGCACGGCATAAATAAGTTCAATTCAGTGAGGCAAATATGGCAAAACTGAAGGGAAAAGATTATCCCCTGCTGTGAACTTCAGTGACCAGCCCATGGAATTAATCCAACGTAGCACAAAATGGAAGTGCCTCATATTGACACCTAATATTTGTACACAACGAAGGTTTATTTTGGAGGCCTGCGTGGTAGTAAACCCAGATCACCCGCCAACCTTCATGCTCAGAATGAATGTTAACCAACAccaacacagacacagaaaCGCTCAACAAATGTAGTAGTCAGCCTTTATCACATTAGTGAAACAATCCATCAGTCAAATCACAGATCAGTATCCCACGATAGGAACCATTTTGGGGACAGCAATCGCTGCCTCCACTCAGGACACTGACCAGAGAAGAAGATCATGACTTTCGCTGCAGAAAGCGTCGTTTGGTGTTTGTTTACCTGCGGTGATGCAGATTTGACAGCTCGATGTGGTGTGACAAACAAAACGCGTGCGTGCGAGTTTACCCTTGCTGCCCGGGTGATGCTCAGGTCCTTCATGACTTCTTCAAACGCCGCAGTCTCCTCCGCCTGTTTCTGATTATGTAAAGCGATTTTCTCGCTGAATTTCCGCGGATTGTTCGAAGTCGCCATGTTTCGCTCCTCTGCTGTTTTCCTCCAGCCAGCGTCAAGTGGCACGCGCTGACTGCGCTCGGCTTCCGGTACTTAAAATAAAAGCGTAAGCCAAATacacataaataatacatataaataaTCATCCTTATGTATCATAGACAATACATGCGAAAAAAGTCTTAATTACGCAGTTTGAATAAAACATATCTTCATCTAAACGCCACAAGACATGCATAGCTTGCCTAACAGGAAGAAGACCAACTATCGCGCGGTGGGTCACTTTTTGGTAAGGATTTGATATGGAAAAACGCATCCATTAATTCACGCATTTTTCTCCACTTATTCCTCCAATTGTGTCGCCGGGACTGGATCAACTTGGGGCGAGAGAGATGGGGTTCACCACTTAAAAAATgtgaattgactttttttttaatcattttactCACAAAAACAGTtctaaaacatttttcttttatttagctTCACTATATTATCCCAGGTTTATTTTGAATTCCAATTATCTTGATTTCCGGGTTCCATCGCTGTGTTAAATGATGACTGGATGCAGCAGGTTTACGCGTTTGGAGGCGTGTGGAGGCGCAGCGCACATCTGGACTGCGGAACAACTTCCACAGAATTATCTTCCCCGCCTCAAATTTCCCACCCGTGAACGAGTtattttatatatctatattatgATTATCGCTCCACAGACTCAACCTCAGATAattaacatcttttttttcttgaaagacAATTAAGgagagattatttttatttatttatttatcggTATCCTTCAACAAAAcgctttattttattctatccGAACATCAACCCACCCtaaaacagatataaaatggTAAAGTGTACATTAAAAAACATAGAATCATGGATGGATAAACACAAAATCGTTACAAAAAGTTGTTGTAATGAATATATTTGTCGACAGGGGGCGTGCTGGACCAACATGCTTCTGAATTTATGTCACGATCTTTCTGCTCAATTATTaatcattttgaaaagaaattgAACCATCATTATTGATGATATATATTTTGCATGAAATGTCACAACTTCAGATATTAAAGTAGATTCAATAAAATATCAATGAATTGTGTCACCGCtgttgctttatttattcaatttattcAATATAatgctgtcatgtgactcaaaATGAAACTCGAACATTTCTGTAGTTGAACTGGTTACTATTTCTGGAGACTTCTGTCAGAAGACCTGGTCTAACACTTTTCATTACTCAGTTTCACACCCCGAGAAAAGCAGAACTTGCGGGAAGTGAAGTAAGTTTCAGAGCAAACGACTCATTCACTCACATATTCCTCCAGAAGAGCAGGCGCCAGGCGGTAGGTCTTCTATTCTCTCATATTCAATTACAGCCTTTGATGTAGTGAAGGAGATGGTGAATACATCCGGATAGacaagttgtgtgtgtttgcctacATCAAGAAGTGATGTTCATAACAAGAACATTCATTGTTTTATAGTCTAACTGTATTGAATTGCATTGTTGCGTCGTGACCATCcttgtaaataaataagatgCATTCCCTTAATATCACAGTCTGACTTGGATCTTAACTGACAACAACATACTAGGATTATAACTTTCGCCTTTCTGGGACATTTATTCATGGCGATCACATATTTGTCAACCAATGTTCATGCTGTCTTTATTATGGGGAAAGtaaatttgaatattttatttgaacacACTCTTGATACTAAAACCCTGAACTGCCAAACATCTCTTTCTGCTTCAAggtttatttaaagcaaattaaaagttgtgtgtttcattttaagCTAACATTTAATCTCAAAACGTCTTTTCCCATCTTAAATTGCAATTTGCTTCTTCCTAGTTTTAATTCTCATATGCTCCTTTACCAAATGTATTTCTTAAATATGCTTTCACATATTTTTTCTTGGTGAGAATATCAATATTGATGCTACCGTTgatcaacaataaataaaaaaacaaataaaaataccgCCATCATATGCTGCAAGCACTCCTTTGTCCTATCACTTATTTTTGGTGGATGTCGTGGGTAATTctatcactttatttatttatttttattttataattaataataatattttaataatatttaatataaatagGATTGGATGGTATGTAATTATTGTGGGGGCTCCAGATAAGATAAACTCCAGTCCCTATTGAACAAGTATGAGATCATGGGGAGACGTTTGAAGTCAAAGTGAGGGTGGCCAGATGGTTGGAGGACGAGGCGATGAAGCGGAGCCATGTGACTAGGGAGGAGACCGACTTGCTCTGACAACCGCTGATTgaaaattcagaagaagaagttcTAAGATCATTCGACTGGCACTtatttattgaaacattttttccttttccagATCATGCCTGTCAACACCACTTCACCTTACAACACCCCACACATGCCGACATCCGTCGCCACCTCCCAAACTGGCCTCACTGTGGGACTCACGCTCTTCTTTCTCGTGTTGGCCACAGTGGCTGCTGTGGTGGCCTATATGTTCAAAGTGAAATCGAAGATTCTGTCTCTGAAAAGGGGCAGAGGGACACAGGCGAGGCAGGACTATTGTGAGACGCCTCAGTCGGACCCACACCAATATGCCCCGACTGTCATCGAGCAGATGGCTGCACCAAGCCCCGTCTATGAGAACCTGGGAGCCCACAAGCCTGCCTTTGACACGCCTGCCGTGAGCCCCAGAAGGTCTGTACGAGTGTCTGTTTATTTAACCTCTATAAACTAGAAAGATGCGACGGAAAGTGAAACCGAGAAATAGAGGAACCAGTGATGAAATGCGGGTTATTTCTGATAATTTCCCCATTCTCACATTCAGACTCTAGCAAGCAGTTCTACTGGTATTTGCAAGACATcttctgttcctctgtgtgAAGAAATGTAGCTCAGAGAGGCCTCCTGCTGACCATGTCACTGACACACCTGTCTGTCAGCAGGTCAGACTTCACCAACGAAGAGGACTTGTATCTTCAGTGTGACCCCATCTACAGCAACGATCCCGAGTGCAGCCTCGTCATTCACTCTCAGCCCCAAGATGAAGATGTGTACGTCATACCGCAGTCATAGATAGGTGGACATGTGTTTATCTGCATCCCGTTATTTGTGTTTATGCATCGTGCTATTACAAAAGTGCCACAGCccataatttaaataaaaataagccaCAAGACACTTGTAACAAGTCATTACCACGCTCACAGTGTGAGGTTCATCAGCCACAGTCTGCAGCCCTGACTCCACCGCATTTTAACATGAGACTCTAGAAGAAGCAACTTTAACAAATGCACCAGacaaattacaaaaaataaaagatggtaGAAACAATCTGgataaaatatcaatatcaaaataaagtatAATATTTAACTTTAActcaaattaaaatgatgatttatAACAAATGAGTTTGGACCAAAAAAGTCCTTTGAAACATATTATTATAAGGATGTCCTTTGTTCTTAATAGATATTTTTTATACTGCTTCAGTGAGCATTTATTAATGTTCCAAAGCATGAAAGACAGTCACTCCCTCTGCTTGCGAACATTGTCACATCGTTGTTCTCAGGCAGATCTGGATCATCAGGTGACCATTATTTGGCTGCATGTCtgacatttttcacacaaaacaTAATTATACACCTGCCCATCATTGCCCAGCTCATCTTACTGTCAACCCCAGTTGATGACTTCCATTAGTGCGGAGAGCGAAGAACAAACGCTGGAGCTAGAGTGACACATGACGAAATGAATGTGGAGGAGAGGTAACTTTGCAAGGCTCTTCTGTTTTAGGTTTATATATTGGTCTAGAAAATCTTGTGTCATGTTTGAGTCATTCATTGTGCAAACCAGATGTGGTTTTTCGTGTGACTAAATATAGAGGGCATAAAACACCATAACTCATATCAGACGTTATTGGTCGTGAGCGTAATGGTAGCTTTCCATATCCGATTAACCGTAATGgtacatgtatttattgttcTGTCCTTGACCTTGAGTTTACTCTGCAGACACGATCTGTTACTAGTGTCAGTGTCTGATCGCGGTCAAGGTAACACTCCGTTCAGACTCAAGGTCAAGAAGTAGTCATATCTTCTGTGTCAGACACACCCTGTCAGTGAGaagcagccactgaaaatgcCACAGAAATGTAAAATTCAATCACAAAAAGCCTTTATTTGCAACGAAACCACTTACAGTacttcaaataataaatacatatttgcaataaataaatatatatcagaACATTCCTTTTATACTCAAGTAAAAATCGACATAGTGCCTCGCATCCATCCATTTCTGGGCTGTTGGAGTAGAACATTAGCGCTGTATTTCAAGGATTATATGAAGAAGTTTTGATCTCCTAAACTGCTTAATCTGACAAGGTGTGTGAATAGAGTTTTTCAGAAATTCGTCTTAATGCTATTCCTCAGTGTGATGTTGCTTCTGTGGCTCCTCTGATTTCGAAGGAGgagtttaaatatttaaagttcactaaagttcaataAATTAGAGTTCACTCAGGACTTCCTTCAGGCACAGTGACATTTGCTGACGATGAAGTCGTTGAATCTGGTCAGTTTCAACTTCCCCCTGCTGTCGTAATGCATGAGGACCATGGGCTCGTAGGCGGCTGGCACGCAGCAGGGGTGAGGAGTCCTGCCTTTCATGATCTGATGGAGACGGGACTTCACCTGCGTGTGCATGCTGGCTGGTTTATAATTATGGGGGCAGCTTCCATCACAGAGATGCATTGTGTACTCAGTCGGCGCCACAACCCAGTCGGTCCACCCGATGTCTTTGAACGACAGTGTGATGGACTTCCGGCAGCACCATCCTTGCTCGTTGCAGTCGTCTTCTTTGTTGGAGCGAGGGAGCCGTCTTCTTTTGCTCGGGGTTGGGACACGATGGCTTAATTCCAGAGAGATAGTGGGCCTTGCTCCGTTGTTGTCTTCATCCACAGGCATTCTGACGTCTACAAGCAGCGGCTGACCGTCATCTCCCCTCAGCCATCCTGCCACAGTTGGTCGGAT includes:
- the LOC128769687 gene encoding CREB-regulated transcription coactivator 1-like isoform X2, giving the protein MATSNNPRKFSEKIALHNQKQAEETAAFEEVMKDLSITRAARLQLQKTQYLQLGPNRGQYYGGSLPNVNQISNHTVDLTFQNSDTNRSTRHHGLVDRVYRDRNRMTSPHRKPLSVDKHGRQIDSCPYGAVYLSPPPDTSWRRTNSDSAIHQSTLTPVQQSAFTGGSEDLQPKRVLLLTVPGSNPIKQETEDDGKKSLSGSEVPGIHIFPSPDQHLTTSQKAAAHNAGGSLPDLTNIQFPPPLPTPLDSDDAAVASFNSSTNSQTNVQGDTHQHQSVQISPTSPPLTLSQAAINAMNLEQQLSQYAFFNQQPSSQSQPTALVQLPTTGTSSSSTDNQTSSQTTMTIDMSTGCPLHQYRSRVGSSANQSPTSPVSNHGFSPGGSPQHNSILGSVFADFYDQQLPSLQASALSQQLEHFNMMETPVSSDSLFNQTSTLNYSQALMLGLTGGHCNTQDSQQLDYSNHGNIPNIILTVSGESPPSLSKDLAGSLSSDICFDIDSQFPLDDLNPLTLDGLHMLNDPDMVLADPATEDAFRLDRL
- the LOC128769687 gene encoding CREB-regulated transcription coactivator 1-like isoform X1 translates to MATSNNPRKFSEKIALHNQKQAEETAAFEEVMKDLSITRAARLQLQKTQYLQLGPNRGQYYGGSLPNVNQISNHTVDLTFQNSDTNRSTRHHGLVDRVYRDRNRMTSPHRKPLSVDKHGRQIDSCPYGAVYLSPPPDTSWRRTNSDSAIHQSTLTPVQQSAFTGGSEDLQPKRVLLLTVPGSNPIKQETEDDGKKSLSGSEVPGIHIFPSPDQHLTTSQKAAAHNAGGSLPDLTNIQFPPPLPTPLDSDDAAVASFNSSTNSQTNVQGVTNSQPVVTMETQSGQDNMVPLILNAGDTHQHQSVQISPTSPPLTLSQAAINAMNLEQQLSQYAFFNQQPSSQSQPTALVQLPTTGTSSSSTDNQTSSQTTMTIDMSTGCPLHQYRSRVGSSANQSPTSPVSNHGFSPGGSPQHNSILGSVFADFYDQQLPSLQASALSQQLEHFNMMETPVSSDSLFNQTSTLNYSQALMLGLTGGHCNTQDSQQLDYSNHGNIPNIILTVSGESPPSLSKDLAGSLSSDICFDIDSQFPLDDLNPLTLDGLHMLNDPDMVLADPATEDAFRLDRL
- the LOC128769687 gene encoding CREB-regulated transcription coactivator 1-like isoform X3, producing MATSNNPRKFSEKIALHNQKQAEETAAFEEVMKDLSITRAARLQLQKTQYLQLGPNRGQYYGGSLPNVNQISNHTVDLTFQNSDTNRSTRHHGLVDRVYRDRNRMTSPHRKPLSVDKHGRQIDSCPYGAVYLSPPPDTSWRRTNSDSAIHQSTLTPVQQSAFTGGSEDLQPKRVLLLTVPGSNPIKQETEDDGKKSLSGSEVPGIHIFPSPDQHLTTSQKAAAHNAGGSLPDLTNIQFPPPLPTPLDSDDAAVASFNSSTNSQTNVQGVTNSQPVVTMETQSGQDNMVPLILNAGDTHQHQSVQISPTSPPLTLSQAAINAMNLEQQLSQYAFFNQQPSSQSQPTALVQLPTTGTSSSSTDNQTSSQTTMTIDMSTHNSILGSVFADFYDQQLPSLQASALSQQLEHFNMMETPVSSDSLFNQTSTLNYSQALMLGLTGGHCNTQDSQQLDYSNHGNIPNIILTVSGESPPSLSKDLAGSLSSDICFDIDSQFPLDDLNPLTLDGLHMLNDPDMVLADPATEDAFRLDRL